In Macaca mulatta isolate MMU2019108-1 chromosome 16, T2T-MMU8v2.0, whole genome shotgun sequence, the sequence aaatactaaATTATGAGAATTAAGTTAGAGCTTAGCACAATCTTGATATCAGAGATGAGAACTTAGAACTCACAGAAACTTTCAGAAGCAGTTGTCTGCTTTCCTCATTCTGATCCATGGCTAGAGACAGAGGACTCAATTGCCACTTCTGAATTAATGCCTCCCTTTAGTCattggctttttgttttattattttcattattattttgagacagggctttgttgcccaagatggagtgcagtggcgcagtcttggttcactgcagcctctgcttcccaggctcatgCGGTTCtctcacctcaatctcccaagtagctgggactacagtcatgtgccaccacacccagctaatcttgtattttttgtaaagatggggtttcaccatgttggctaggctggtcctgaactcctggactcaaatgatctgcatgcctcggcctcccacagtgctgggattactgcactttgcagtgagccactgcacctggctcgtttccttatttgtattaattttttaacctTACCATTTGAAGATGTTGGTAAATAACGGACACCAAAAAGGAGGCAAGCAAATAATGAGGCCTGAAGATCACTGAAGACCCACCACCTGCAAAGTCCACCTCAGTGGTACTTCTTAGATGTTTGGGAGGGGCTCACTGAAGTCTCGACCTCCAGGGCTGAAGCAGTGctaccacctcagtctcccaagtggctgggactacagggtgcaccactatgcctagctaattgaattttttgtagagatggggtcttgctatgttggctagactggtctcaatctcttggcctcaagtgatcgtcccacctcagtctctcaaagtgctggtactgcaggtgtgagtcactgtgccccgCCTAttggttggttttgttgtttgtttcttgcttCCTCAAACTCATAACTTGCCATTTTGTTCAAGGGCCACCCGTTCGTAGAACAGTGTGCCTGGGGCTCCTCCAGCTGGCTTCACACAATTAGCTATTTACCAAAGCAGAATTCACCTGTGTGATTCTTGAATCATTAGGCTAAAGGACAGGGTTATCCAAACTTTCCTGCTTGAACAGAAACTACACTTtctcagcaaaacaaacaaacaaacaaacaaacaaaacaggcatTTCAGCCCTAGTCTTCAAGTAGTAATGGGAAAATGAGAGAATGTTCTTGGGATATGCAGTGGGTGCATCTAGCACAAGAGCCATGGAAGAGGAATACTTTAGGTTTCAGGTCACTGGAGTTCAGGGTTCAAAGGAATTAATGGAACCTCAACTGGGGCTGATTCTGCCATTCTTCACACTGTAACTACAAAGTTTATACATTTCTCTCCCTGGAAAACTTTTTTTCCTAtcaaaagggaaaggaaaaccaACCCTATTTATCCAAAAGCTATTCTACTGAAGAACCAGAGTCCTGCGATATCTGGATAGTTTCTAGAGAAACGATGCAGATTTTCACCCTTACGGACTCTTTAAGCTTTAGGGTTTAAAAACCACTAGGCTGCTTCCCATTTTGCAGGGCAACTGGGACTGCAAGACCCTAATTAACTGAAATCCCTACTATTCCAGATGTGGAGGGCAGCTGGTGGTAGGGGATGGCCAGATGGCAGTAAATATCCCTCACCAAGCCTTACACCAAGGCTGTTGTTCACAAGCAGTAGAACAGCTTCTgtaatttcagttcctttttatttatcctgcttaGAAATGGCAAAAGAAAGTCAGATGAGGAATGTGGAGGAGGAGAAACAagaagtgttttttttcttttttttcttttttgagacggagtctcactcagttgcccaggctggagtgcagtggcgtgatctcggttcactgcaagctccgcctcccaggttcacgcctgagcctcctgagtagctgggactacaggcgcccaccgccacgcccggctaattttttgcatttttagtagagacagggtttcaccgtgttagccaggatggtatcgatctccagacctcgtgatccacctgcctcggcctcccaaagtgctgggattacaggcatgagccaccgtgcctggccctttttttcttttttttttgagatggagtctcactctgtcacccaggctggagtgcagtggtgcgatctcggctcactgcaagctctgcctcccaggttcacaccattctcctgcctcagcctcctgagtagctgggattacaggtgcccaccaccacgcccagctaattttttgtatttttagtagagatagggtttcaccgtgttagccaggatggtctcgatctcctgaccttgtgatccacccacctcggcctcccaaagtgctgggattacaggtgtgcaccacagcTCCCTGCCAGGAGGGAGATAATTTTTCACAACAGGATAATGTGCCTTAGACAATCGAGTGTTGTCTACATTTCAGTGCAGATTCTTGGAGTTATTTCAAAGTTTCTTCTGATTTGATCTAGAAGAACAAGGCTGGGGCAAGATTATCCAAACCTGAAATCATGGCCTCAGGAATACCTTTATGCCAAGTCTTGGGATGTGGGTTTTGGTATAAGCAGCTCTTTTCTTTACAACTGCTTTGCTGTTTGTGAGGTCAGAACAGGAGCCCTCTTTCTCAATGAcgattaaaataaaacttcagggtAAAGTTTTTGAATCTTAGCAACACATGGAAACATATGTCCTGTtgccaaaaaaattttaattgcctAATCCAAACCAGAATATTTAGATCAACTTGTATACTGTATCTTCTCTGATGTACTATCTCTAGTCCTCAGCATTATTCTTCATAAAACCAAATACCCACTTAGTTGCTGAGTGGCCAGATCTAAGAGGAAGCTTCTCTGCCTTTAAAGGGATGGCCTTTTGAATAACTGAGCAGACAAAACATTGTAAtgtgaaatatttgtaaatcactgGTCAGCTCTAGTCAACCTCTTGGTGCTTTTGTTTCCTCTGGTTCCAGATGTGTCTCCTGGCTCTGGAAAGGGAAAGGCCAGTAGTAGCATCAGAAAAGGGAGCAACTAACTAGAAAACACCTAAGTTATGAGGTTTGTACTTTTCCTGATTTAGAGAAAGTCCACATCTCAGGAGATAAACAGCTCTGGCTGCAGCTCTCTGGAGTAATCCCCTGAAATGGTGCCAGAGGGAGCATGTAGGGTAGCCAAGATTCTGACTCCTTGAATCATGGTCTAGCAAAGCCCTCAGACCCTGCATGAGAGCGCTTCCTATTTGTAAAATACCCTTGGGATCTCTTCAGTGAGGCTTGGGGGCCAGGTCAGCCCCATTCCCAGCTGGGACTTGCAGAGCTCCTCTGAGAGACTGGACCTTCACATTCCTTGAGATGGACGTTCACATTCTCTAACTGCTGGGCCCTCACCAGCCAGCCCCACTGCCTCTGCCGCCCTTCTCATACACAAGCCTGCTGCCGCAGGTGCCAGAGCATTCGGTCAAAGCAGGGCGCCACAACCACAGAGCAAATGAGGGAAGTGGGGCCGAGACACAAACATCCTGTCCTAATGACATCAAGTGGCTCCAGCTTGAGAATCGGGGTCACTGCCCTATGACATACACAAACGTCTCATCCCTCTAGTCACTGCCAGTAAGAGGGCACTTTCTCCTGTGTCCATGGGTTGAAAAAGTGCCATCCTTTGGCTTGTGATGTCAGTGATAGGAGACAGTGACTGGAACACTCCGCTGCTGACCGGATGAGTAGGGATATGCTGAGCAGAGGCCAGGCAGGAGATCTGCTGAGGATGAAGTGAGCGCAGGCTCGCAGGGCATTCCATCTCCTTCAAGGCACCAGTTTAAGAGAGAGGGACTGAATGAGGAGCACAGAGCCGGAGCTCCCTCCGTTCAGTCCACCCCATCTTTCCAGGACTCTCCCTTGCCCAGCTCTGTTTTTCTTTGCAGGACTTCGGGGTTCTTGGGCCAGGTCTCTCATCTTGTGTATGATCGCTTCCAGCTAAAGATCTCCTCCAGGTTGGAAGAGGAAGCGACCTCTCGCCTCTGCAAGGCTCCCCCGCGACGACGGCCCCCAAGGAAGGAAGCTCTGTGCCTGCTCAGCCCTTTCATCCTCTCCTCCATTCGGAAGAACTCAGTCAAGGCCCGGAAGGACTCCAGGATGACCTCGTGGCTCCAGGCTGGCAAGGGCTCCTGGCGCAGGAAGCCACAGTGGCCTCCGTGGCGGCTGAGCAGGAGGAAGAAGTAGGGGTTGCTGTGGAAGAGTTCAGTGGTCAGAGTGTGGTCTGGGGGTCCACACACGGGGTCGTCAGCACTGCAGATACATAGCACAGGCACGGCCGCCTCGTCCACATCCCGGAGGGGGTCGTTGCGGTCCCAGTAGGTATCCCAGCTGATGGGGAAGCTTTTGGTGTGGCAGAAGAGAGCCTCCTCAAACTCTCGAAGGGAACGGCTCCTGAACAGTCTGCTGGTGTCCACAGTGTCCTCCAGGGCTGTGGCATACCTGGCAGCGAGTTGTTGGGTGGGGAAGGtgggaaagagagggaagaatgagAACATCAGGTGACAGCAGATGAGATAGAGAGACAGCCCGCATTCCAGATCTGGCCACAGAAGCTTTCTTTGGCCATTTAGGGCTTTGAAAAAATTTCATTTCATGGCCATCATTTAAAACCAGATGAggctggttgcggtggctcacacctgtaatccaagcactttgggaggccgaggtgggtggattgcttgagtccaggagtttgagaacagcctgggcaacatggcgaaaacccatctctaaaaaaaaaaaaaaaagaaaaaaaaattagcctgttatggtggctcaagcctatggtcccagctactcaggaggctgaggtgggaggactgcttgagcctgggaggtcaaggctgcagtgagctatgactgtaccattgcattccaggctgggtgacacagaccctgtttaaaaaaataaacaaaataaaataaaataaaataaaataataaaatcagccaggcacggtggctcacgcctgcaattccagaactttgggaggctgaggtgggtggatcacaatgtcaagagatcgagaccatcctggccaacatggtgaaaccccagctctactaaaaatacaaaaattagctgggtgtggtggtgcacacctgtagtcccaggtactcgggtggctgaggcaggagaatcgcttgaacccgggaggcagaggttgcagtgagccaagatcatgccactgcattccagcctggtgacagtgagactctgtctcaataaataaataaataaataaaataataaaattagaagatTTCACATAAAATGCAGGTGTCTGGCTTCTCTAGGGAAGTGGGAAGATCCAGCCACATGGGTGGGCATTTCTCAGCACAACAATGggttcctcctccctccttcttatGTGAAGACGGTGCCCACTAGGCCTGTCATTCACAGCATCACTGCACCTGCCGATGTGCCCTAGGGGCAGCATTTGACTTCACAGCTGCTGACAGTTCTCCTAACCGCAAATTCTGGCCCTCTGTAGAGAACTTGCTATGAACTGTAACCTCCTGAACTGCTCCTAGAAGAACTTGTTGGCTCAGAGTATCCAAACCAGCAGGTGACACGTCTGCTAATCATTCATATTTGACTTTAGGTTgcattcattgtttttatttttttatttatttattttttttgagacggagtctttctctgtcgcccaggctggagtggagtggcgcgatccccgctcactgcaagctccgcctcccgggttcacgccattctcctgcctcagcctcccgagtagctgggactacaggcgcccgccacctcgcccggctaggttttttttgtattttttagtagagacggggtttcaccgtgttagccaggatggtctcgatcttctgacctcgtgatccgcccgtctcggcctcccaaagtgctgggattacaggcttgagccaccgcgcccggcctatttttgtttttttaaactaacaTCCTGTCCTGGTAATGTCACATGAGTGTGATGTTGATCAGGTATAACTGGGGTAGATATTCCTACAGAGTGTGCTGCCTGGCAGAGGAAGCAATTGAGTCTGTAATTTACTGGGTGGATTCCTAAATGGGGGcctcagagcaactgctttgggTAACAGAGAACATCTATGCTGTTTCTAGCCCCCTGGAGAGGGTTTGGCATTCTGACAAGGAGGCCAGGATGGGCAGCTCCGTCTTTTGAGTAGCTCAATCCAGCCTCAGTTGAAATTAGATGTTCATctctgaccaggcacagtggctcacacctgtaatcccagcactttgggaggccaaggcaggtggattcccTGAGTCCAGacattcaagaccaacctggacaacatggcacaatcccatctttacaaaaaatacaaaaattaaccgagcatggtggcatgtgcctgtagtcttagctactcgggaagctgaggtgggggtcTGACCCCCACACCCCAAGTCTTTCTGCTACACCACACTGTTGCCATAATGACTTCGACCTCATTCTGCCCTCTCCTAAGAAAGCCAGAGTGCAGGCTGGGAAtgtcacctgagtccaggaactcaaggctgcaatgagtggtgatcccgccactgcactccagcctgggtgacagagtaagatcttgcctcaaaaaacaaacaaacaaagagctgggcacggtggctcacacctgtaatcctggcactttgaaagctggggcaggcggatcacttgaggttaggggttccagaccagcctggccaacgtggagaaaccccacctctaccaaaaaatatattaaaaattagctgggcttggtggtgcacgcctgtagtccccaggtacttgggaggctaaggcaggagaatagcttgcacccagaaggcggaggatacagtgagcctagatcatgtcactacacttcagcctgggtgacagagtgagactctgtctcaaaataaataaataaataaaataaataattttaataaatgcctgtgtgtgtgtgtgtgtgtgtgtgtgtgtatgtgtctgtgtgtgtatatacatatatatatatttttttgagacagggtgtagctctgtcacccaggctggagtgtagtggcctgaccaaggctctctgcagcctcgaacttctgggcttgggtgatcctcccatctccacctcctgagtagctgggaccacagatgcatgccaccacacccagctaatcaaaaaaagaaatttttgtagagactggtttccctatgttgcccaagttagtctcaaactcttgggctcaagtgatcctcctgccttggcctctcaaagtgctggtattacaggcgggagccactgcacctggcctcaaatgcTACCATATTTCTGATTCTTGTCACCTCCAGGCTTAGAGACTGTGAGTAAACATTCTGGGCAGATAATCGTTTGCAGTGGCTTCCGGAGTGCTCTTTGCTGAGTTGTCAAGCTGCAGGCTAAGCGGTAAATGTCAGGTATCTCTGCTGTCGTGGGCCAGGTGCTCAAATTGCTAGGATACAGCCGGGGGTGCTGAGATGAGGCAAGGAGCCGGGGCAGGAGTCCCTGCTCTAGCACAGTAATACCGATGACCTTTAAACCCGCTTCCCCGGTTCTGTCTAGATTACAGGATTTGGAAGGCTTTGGAAGATGCGTTCAGAGAACTTTGCCCAAACTAGCCCACGCCTGTTTGTTCCAATGCTATGCATAGCTGTTTCTGTTTCTTAGCCAGCTCAGGCCCTCTATTCCTTCCATTCTGGTCTGCGGCCTCCGTTACCCACCTGCTGAGGGCGATCTTCTGGTGGATCAGAAAGCCCCGCTCGTAGGGCCAGGGTAGGCCAGTCTCGAACCACTCGCGGCAGCGCAGCACGGGTGAGATGCAGGCAGCGCCTGTCACGTAGCTGGAGGAGCCGCACTCGCCCAGGTAGGACAGTAGCAGCGCCGAGCCCGAGCCTTCACTCACCGCGAACAGCGGCGCCGCCGGGTGTCGGAAGCGGATGTATGTGACCGCCTCCTTGAGGTCGGACGGGTCCCCGAAAGGCTGCAGCCGGGGGCTGACCAGTGGGCAGCCGTGGTGGCCGCGACGATGGAAGATGACCGGGTAGTAGCCGCGCTCCAGGGCGAGCAAGCAGAGGCCGAGCACGTTGCGGGTGAGGCGACCCCACGCATTGGGGATCACCAGAAGCACCGCAGGAAGGCCCCCGGCGCTGGTGATCCGGCGGCCCCTAACACAAGGTCCCACCACCCAGTCCAGGGCCACCAGCCCATCGTCCGCCAACTGTAGGTACTCCCGGGCCAGCTCAGGCCCAGGCGCCACGGGCAGGACGAAGTGGCAGAGGGTCTGCAGGTGGGGCCCGGAGAGCCAGGAGCGCGGGCCGGGCTCCAGTGCCGCCGAGCGCCGCAGCGCGCGCAGCAGGCACTGGGCCAGGGCCGACGGCTTGCAGACAAGGCTGCACCCGCCCGGCAGTGGCTCGCTCCTGTCGCTGAACTGGTCCCCGGGGGCTCCGCCGTCCGCCTCCTCGTCGTCTCGGTCTTGGGCCCCCGGCAGGGTCCCCTCTCCGACGGCGCGCCCCCAGGGTCCCCGGAGCCGCGGGCTGAGCAGGCGGAGCAGGGCGAGCACGGCCAAGATGAGCGCGAAGGCGGCGCCCCATGGCGGCATGGCGAAGCCAGAGAGCcccggcgggcggcgggcggcgggcggcgggcggcgggcggcgggcggcgggcggcagGGCCGTCTACTCCACGAGCTCCGCGCTTTGCCCGCGGCTCCACCCGCCGGCGGCGGCTGCCCAGGGCCCTCCCGCGCGGGCGCGCTCTGGATTGGCCGTGGCCCGGCAGAGGCAGCCAGTTCGGGCCCGGCTGCCCTCGCCCGGCCCCCACCTCTGCCCGGGCCCTTTGTACAGCAATTGCAACAAGTGGGAGCAGAGGGTGAGAGGAGCCGCTGCCACCAGGGAGGGAGGGCGCGCCGGCAGCcggaagggagtggggagggcacGAGCCGGGGAGAGCGGTGTTGGCCATAGAAACGTGGGAGGACTGGAGGCCGAGGCCTGGGGACCCGACTGCCATCAGGGTCTTCTGCCAGACCCTGTGCGCTGCGCCCTCAGAGGCCGATGAAGAGAAGCAGAAGGGAGAGGTGAGTAAGTCGCAGCTCCGGGCGCCGGCTCCCGGGCCCCCGTGGGGCGGCGGCTGCGCGCTCTGCCCTCAACCGGCCCCGCTCTCCCCAGCCCAGCCACTCAGCCCCGCAATAACTTGGCTGGGCGGGATCCCGCACCGGGCCAGCGAGGGCGGGCGCGGCGTCCGAGCCGCTGGCGGGAGGCTGCTGCTTCCCTGCCTGCATCAGTGCGGGCCCCGCGGACTTCTGGCCCCCGTCCCGGAGAGCTCGGGGCTCCACGTAAAGGAAATCTTCAGCCCGGGAGGGGCTTTCCCAGAAGGAGCAGCCCCACGCCTCCGAGAGTCAGTCGGAGAAAAGGACACACTCAGGCGCCCTGCGACAGGGATGCCCGTCCGACCTACAAGGAACGCCTCGTAAACCGGGGTGCATGGGAGACCAAGGAAATAACACGTTCTCGCTGTTTCCAAACTTTGGGATGGGCATCTCGACCCCTCGCTCTCTACCCACGTTTTCCCCCCAAATCCTGAAGAGGGAACCAGAACCAGCGCCCCGCCGCGGGGCGGGCCGGCCAGCGCACCTCCTGGGGGTGAGGCCTGTAGCTTCCCCATCCCGCGGCGACCAATCTCTTTCTGGACGCGCGCCCGCCACCGCTGGGCGACGGCGGAGGTGGGGAACACAGCAGCCTCTCGGCCGGCTCCGGCCTCCCGGGGCTTCTGGGTCTGGAGAGTTTGGGGAGCGGAGACACCCCAGAGGTTCCTCCGGGTTCGGACCCTATTTGCGAGGGCGGGAGTGGGGTGGGCCGACGGCGAAGTTCCAGAGGTGGGACCCTCTCCCTTCAGCAGTTCCTCCTGCTTTAATGATTCTGCCCCTCTTGTTGCAGGTCACACCGACAAATCTGAAGCGGGTTTGCCAGAGGAGTGTACCCGTCTCCCTGGCCTGGGCCACCGGGTCCACAGGGATCCCATTTCCGGCCCTACACCCCGCTCCACGATCCCATACGGGCGCTGCAGCTGTGTTCTGCAGGCTGCAGGGACGCGCTGAGACGAATCCCCGGACGAGGCAAGGAgcccctgcctgccctgctgagACTTACGCGCTGACCCGGGTCATACACTTAACTTTTCCGGCTTCAGGTTTAGGACGCGTGCGCGCACGCTCCGCTGCTGTGGGCGGGCATTGGGGCGGGGCG encodes:
- the ABHD15 gene encoding protein ABHD15 isoform X1 yields the protein MAVGSPGLGLQSSHVSMANTALPGSCPPHSLPAAGAPSLPGGSGSSHPLLPLVAIAVQRARAEVGAGRGQPGPNWLPLPGHGQSRARPRGRALGSRRRRVEPRAKRGARGVDGPAARRPPPAARRPPPAARRGSLASPCRHGAPPSRSSWPCSPCSACSARAPGDQFSDRSEPLPGGCSLVCKPSALAQCLLRALRRSAALEPGPRSWLSGPHLQTLCHFVLPVAPGPELAREYLQLADDGLVALDWVVGPCVRGRRITSAGGLPAVLLVIPNAWGRLTRNVLGLCLLALERGYYPVIFHRRGHHGCPLVSPRLQPFGDPSDLKEAVTYIRFRHPAAPLFAVSEGSGSALLLSYLGECGSSSYVTGAACISPVLRCREWFETGLPWPYERGFLIHQKIALSRYATALEDTVDTSRLFRSRSLREFEEALFCHTKSFPISWDTYWDRNDPLRDVDEAAVPVLCICSADDPVCGPPDHTLTTELFHSNPYFFLLLSRHGGHCGFLRQEPLPAWSHEVILESFRALTEFFRMEERMKGLSRHRASFLGGRRRGGALQRREVASSSNLEEIFSWKRSYTR
- the ABHD15 gene encoding protein ABHD15 isoform X2, whose product is MPPWGAAFALILAVLALLRLLSPRLRGPWGRAVGEGTLPGAQDRDDEEADGGAPGDQFSDRSEPLPGGCSLVCKPSALAQCLLRALRRSAALEPGPRSWLSGPHLQTLCHFVLPVAPGPELAREYLQLADDGLVALDWVVGPCVRGRRITSAGGLPAVLLVIPNAWGRLTRNVLGLCLLALERGYYPVIFHRRGHHGCPLVSPRLQPFGDPSDLKEAVTYIRFRHPAAPLFAVSEGSGSALLLSYLGECGSSSYVTGAACISPVLRCREWFETGLPWPYERGFLIHQKIALSRYATALEDTVDTSRLFRSRSLREFEEALFCHTKSFPISWDTYWDRNDPLRDVDEAAVPVLCICSADDPVCGPPDHTLTTELFHSNPYFFLLLSRHGGHCGFLRQEPLPAWSHEVILESFRALTEFFRMEERMKGLSRHRASFLGGRRRGGALQRREVASSSNLEEIFSWKRSYTR